TGGTCTCCTCACCAGCCGTGAAATACACATCGCCGTCGTATGAAAGCACGATGTAAGCCGAGCCGCGCACAACCTCGTAGCGTTCCACCGTTTTTGGAGGATCAACCTGAGTGCGGTCCACCTGGAACGTCGTCGTGACCATGAAGAAGACGATCAGAAGAAACGCGATGTCGGCCATCGAGCACGTCGGGATGACGGGCGGAACCGCGCGTTTATGGATACGGAAAGCCATCGCGTCTTCCTATGCCTTGCGTATTTCGGCGTGCGTTTCGAGGAGCACGTTCGACGACGCCTCCATCTCGCGTATGAAGCGCGTCACGATGACGGCGTAGAAGTTGTAGAACGGCTGCGCGAACATCGCGATAGTAAGACCCGATGCGGTCGTGATGAGGGCCTCGGAAATACCTGCGGCCACGAGGTTGGGATTCGAAAGG
The DNA window shown above is from Acidobacteriota bacterium and carries:
- a CDS encoding biopolymer transporter ExbD yields the protein MAFRIHKRAVPPVIPTCSMADIAFLLIVFFMVTTTFQVDRTQVDPPKTVERYEVVRGSAYIVLSYDGDVYFTAGEETSEPISGIEDLPYFIMNVTSVNAAHPFVIKADYNVKYDRIDRVIEMLKEAEARNIYFLSAQKTVEDVRS